A genomic window from Streptomyces sp. WMMC940 includes:
- a CDS encoding glycerophosphodiester phosphodiesterase produces MTHGAESTPGRRTLLGAAVLGSAALGTAAAPGAHAAERAAGDGRTPGERHGGGSGHRSLPVPTVIAHRGASGYRPEHTIGAYQLALDMGAHVIEQDLVPTKDGHLVCRHENDITGTTDVAARPEFASRRTTKSVDGAGITGWFTEDFTLAELKTLRAKERIPASRQENTLYDGRWTIPTFEEVLRWADAEGRRRGRPVWLHAETKHPTYFRGIGLGLEERLAKLLRRYGRHRAHSPVFLQSFEPSSIQRLAKLVDSPRVVLLSGANTRPWDFVQAGDPRTVADLITPQGLKWISSYAQGIGPTLDLIVPRDASGRLGTPTTLVRDAHARGLILHPYTMRNENSFLPADFRRGTDPNAYGDVFGAYRVYFEQGIDGIFTDSPDTGLLAHADFVGG; encoded by the coding sequence ATGACACACGGTGCGGAAAGTACCCCCGGGCGGCGGACCCTCCTGGGGGCGGCGGTGCTCGGGTCGGCGGCTCTGGGGACGGCCGCCGCGCCGGGCGCGCACGCCGCGGAACGCGCCGCCGGGGACGGCCGGACCCCGGGCGAGCGGCACGGCGGCGGCTCCGGCCACCGCTCGCTGCCGGTGCCCACCGTCATCGCCCACCGCGGGGCGAGCGGCTACCGGCCCGAGCACACCATCGGCGCGTACCAGCTGGCCCTGGACATGGGGGCGCACGTCATCGAGCAGGACCTCGTGCCCACGAAGGACGGGCACCTGGTCTGCCGCCACGAGAACGACATCACCGGCACCACCGACGTCGCCGCCCGTCCCGAGTTCGCCTCGCGCAGGACGACCAAGTCGGTGGACGGCGCCGGTATCACGGGCTGGTTCACCGAGGACTTCACGCTCGCCGAGCTGAAGACGCTGCGCGCCAAGGAGCGGATACCGGCGAGCCGCCAGGAGAACACCCTCTACGACGGGCGGTGGACGATCCCCACCTTCGAGGAGGTACTGCGCTGGGCCGACGCGGAGGGTCGCCGCCGGGGCCGGCCGGTCTGGCTGCACGCCGAGACCAAGCACCCCACCTACTTCCGCGGTATCGGCCTCGGCCTGGAGGAGCGCCTGGCGAAGCTGCTGCGCCGTTACGGCCGGCACCGCGCGCACTCGCCCGTCTTCCTCCAGTCGTTCGAGCCGAGCAGCATCCAGCGGCTCGCGAAGCTGGTGGACTCGCCGCGCGTCGTCCTGCTCTCCGGCGCGAACACCCGCCCCTGGGACTTCGTCCAGGCCGGTGACCCGCGCACGGTCGCGGACCTGATCACCCCCCAGGGCCTGAAGTGGATCTCCTCGTACGCACAGGGCATCGGACCCACCCTCGACCTCATCGTGCCGAGGGACGCGAGCGGCAGGCTGGGCACGCCCACCACGCTCGTCCGCGACGCCCACGCCCGGGGCCTGATCCTGCACCCGTACACGATGCGGAACGAGAACTCCTTCCTGCCCGCCGACTTCCGGCGCGGCACGGACCCGAACGCGTACGGGGACGTGTTCGGCGCGTACCGGGTGTACTTCGAGCAGGGCATCGACGGGATCTTCACCGACAGCCCGGACACGGGCCTGCTGGCCCACGCCGACTTCGTCGGCGGCTGA
- a CDS encoding TetR/AcrR family transcriptional regulator, protein MAMDREQVLRAAAALLARKSTATMDEVARAAGIGRATLHRHFAGRDALVKALEAFGIEEFEAAVDRAALEDGPAGDALRRLIAEMESAAELLAFLVTENQLFEGDQVDEGWARLDARVGALFRRGQEQGEFRIDLPPIWLTEALYGLISTCAWAVMDGRVAKNDFQYMIAELLLGGARRSVEK, encoded by the coding sequence ATGGCCATGGATCGTGAACAGGTGCTGCGCGCCGCCGCCGCCCTCCTCGCCCGCAAGTCGACCGCGACGATGGACGAGGTCGCCCGTGCGGCGGGCATCGGTCGCGCCACCCTGCACCGGCACTTCGCCGGGCGGGACGCGCTGGTGAAGGCGCTCGAAGCCTTCGGCATCGAGGAGTTCGAGGCGGCCGTCGACCGTGCGGCGCTCGAGGACGGTCCCGCCGGCGACGCGCTGCGCCGGCTGATCGCCGAGATGGAGTCGGCGGCGGAGCTCCTCGCGTTCCTGGTCACCGAGAACCAGCTGTTCGAGGGCGACCAGGTCGACGAGGGCTGGGCCCGGCTCGACGCCCGGGTCGGCGCCCTGTTCCGACGGGGCCAGGAACAGGGCGAGTTCCGGATCGACCTCCCGCCCATCTGGCTCACCGAGGCCCTCTACGGCCTCATCAGCACCTGCGCCTGGGCCGTCATGGACGGCCGGGTCGCCAAGAACGACTTCCAGTACATGATCGCCGAGCTGCTGCTCGGCGGAGCACGACGGAGTGTGGAGAAATGA
- the cbiE gene encoding precorrin-6y C5,15-methyltransferase (decarboxylating) subunit CbiE, which yields MADRVTVIGWDGSPLTAAARSALSAATLVAGAAHHLALPEVPPGAERVRLGSVDLAARRIAGHRGSPVVLADGDPGFFGVVRTLRAPQHGLEVEVVPAVSSVAAAFARAGMPWDDARIVVAHSRTLRRAVNVCRARPKVAVLTSPGAGPAELALLLDGVHRTFVICEELGTEREQVTVLTSDKVADHSWRDPNVVIVIGGAAGAQGGAGWVAGGEPGHSAQVRGWALPGGESRPAAESESLQLRAAQLARLGPRLGDLVWDIGCGSGELAADAARFGAAVIAVDDDPAACIRADAAARRHGVLLQTVRGRAPHVLERLPEPDVVRIGGGGVPVVTACADRRPERIVTHASTRDEAEAIGAALTEGGYDVECALLQSVELDTGDWSERERSVVFLLAGRRGDHVS from the coding sequence ATGGCCGACCGGGTCACGGTGATCGGCTGGGACGGCTCGCCGCTGACCGCGGCCGCCAGGTCCGCCCTGTCCGCGGCCACGCTCGTCGCCGGGGCCGCCCACCACCTGGCGCTTCCCGAGGTACCGCCGGGCGCCGAACGCGTCCGCCTCGGCAGCGTCGACCTCGCCGCCCGCAGGATCGCGGGGCACCGCGGCAGCCCCGTCGTCCTCGCCGACGGCGACCCGGGCTTCTTCGGCGTCGTACGCACCCTGCGCGCGCCGCAGCACGGCCTCGAGGTGGAGGTCGTCCCCGCCGTCTCCTCCGTCGCCGCCGCCTTCGCCCGGGCGGGGATGCCCTGGGACGACGCCCGGATCGTCGTCGCCCACAGCCGCACGCTGCGGCGCGCGGTCAACGTCTGCCGGGCCCGTCCCAAGGTGGCCGTCCTCACCTCACCGGGCGCCGGACCCGCCGAACTCGCACTGCTCCTCGACGGCGTCCACCGCACCTTCGTGATCTGCGAGGAGCTCGGCACCGAGCGCGAGCAGGTCACCGTGCTGACCTCCGACAAGGTCGCCGACCACAGCTGGCGCGACCCCAACGTGGTCATCGTCATCGGCGGCGCCGCCGGCGCCCAGGGCGGTGCCGGCTGGGTCGCCGGTGGGGAGCCCGGCCATTCCGCGCAGGTACGCGGCTGGGCCCTGCCGGGCGGCGAGAGCCGGCCGGCCGCCGAGAGCGAGTCGCTGCAGCTTCGCGCCGCCCAACTCGCCCGGCTCGGACCGCGCCTGGGCGACCTCGTGTGGGACATCGGCTGCGGCAGCGGGGAGCTGGCCGCCGACGCGGCCCGCTTCGGTGCCGCGGTGATCGCCGTCGACGACGACCCCGCCGCCTGCATCCGGGCCGACGCCGCCGCCCGCCGCCACGGCGTCCTCCTGCAGACCGTCCGCGGCCGGGCGCCGCACGTCCTGGAACGGCTCCCCGAACCGGACGTCGTACGGATCGGCGGGGGCGGCGTCCCCGTCGTCACCGCCTGTGCCGACCGCAGGCCCGAGCGCATCGTCACCCACGCCTCCACCCGGGACGAGGCCGAGGCGATCGGCGCGGCGCTCACGGAGGGCGGCTACGACGTCGAGTGCGCCCTCCTCCAGTCCGTCGAGCTCGATACCGGCGACTGGTCGGAACGCGAGCGGTCGGTCGTCTTCCTGCTCGCCGGCCGGCGTGGGGATCACGTTTCCTGA
- a CDS encoding MetQ/NlpA family ABC transporter substrate-binding protein: MRNHRQNTRLAVAATAALALGLTACGTASDPAVTGDKAAESEPLVVAASPTPHADILNFVEKNLADKAGLELEVREFTDYVLPNTATQSGQVDANYFQHKPYLDDFNEKNDTTVVPVVDVHLEPLGLYSKKFRSVEDIAPGQTVAVPNDTTNEGRALRLLAEHGLITLKPGVGTSAKLSDITDRKGLEFKELEAATVPRALNDVDAAVINGNYAIEADLKPSEDALVLEKAEGNPYANFLAVKKGNEKDPRVAKLAKLLNSPEVKKYIEDTYTGSVVPAFGAPAK; the protein is encoded by the coding sequence GTGCGCAACCACCGACAGAACACCAGGCTCGCCGTCGCCGCCACCGCCGCGCTCGCGCTCGGCCTCACGGCCTGCGGCACCGCCTCCGACCCGGCCGTGACCGGCGACAAGGCCGCGGAGTCCGAGCCCCTCGTCGTCGCGGCCTCCCCGACCCCGCACGCCGACATCCTGAACTTCGTCGAGAAGAACCTCGCCGACAAGGCCGGACTCGAGCTGGAGGTCAGGGAGTTCACGGACTACGTCCTGCCGAACACCGCCACCCAGTCCGGCCAGGTCGACGCCAACTACTTCCAGCACAAGCCGTACCTGGACGACTTCAACGAGAAGAACGACACCACCGTCGTCCCGGTGGTCGACGTCCACCTCGAGCCGCTCGGCCTGTACTCGAAGAAGTTCCGGTCGGTCGAGGACATCGCGCCCGGGCAGACCGTCGCCGTCCCCAACGACACGACCAACGAGGGCCGCGCGCTCCGGCTCCTCGCCGAGCACGGCCTCATCACCCTCAAGCCGGGTGTCGGCACCAGCGCCAAGCTGTCCGACATCACCGACAGGAAGGGCCTGGAGTTCAAGGAACTGGAGGCCGCCACCGTGCCCCGCGCCCTGAACGACGTCGACGCCGCCGTCATCAACGGCAACTACGCCATCGAGGCCGACCTCAAGCCCTCCGAGGACGCGCTCGTCCTGGAGAAGGCGGAGGGCAACCCCTACGCCAACTTCCTCGCCGTCAAGAAGGGCAACGAGAAGGACCCGCGCGTCGCGAAGCTCGCGAAGCTCCTCAACTCCCCCGAGGTGAAGAAGTACATCGAGGACACCTACACCGGCTCGGTCGTCCCGGCGTTCGGCGCCCCCGCCAAGTGA
- a CDS encoding methionine ABC transporter permease produces the protein MTWSEMQPLLTQGTLDTLYMVLWSTLVTAIGGLPLGVLLVLTDKGGLLQNTPVNKAVGVVVNIGRSLPFIILLIALIPFTTAVVGTFIGPTAMIVPLAVGAVPFFARLVETAIREVDHGLVEAVQSMGGSVPTIIRKVLLPQALPSIVAAVTTTVIVLVGYSAMAGAVGGEGLGSKAVTYGFQRFETEFMLVTVVVLIAIVTAVQLIGDGIVRLLARRGRAA, from the coding sequence GTGACGTGGTCGGAGATGCAGCCCCTGCTCACCCAGGGCACCCTGGACACCCTCTACATGGTCCTGTGGTCCACTCTGGTCACCGCGATCGGCGGGCTGCCGCTCGGTGTCCTCCTCGTCCTCACCGACAAGGGCGGACTGCTCCAGAACACCCCGGTGAACAAGGCCGTCGGCGTCGTCGTGAACATCGGCCGCTCGCTGCCGTTCATCATCCTGCTGATCGCGCTGATCCCCTTCACCACGGCCGTGGTCGGCACCTTCATCGGCCCGACCGCCATGATCGTGCCGCTGGCCGTGGGCGCCGTCCCGTTCTTCGCGCGACTCGTCGAGACGGCGATCCGCGAGGTCGACCACGGACTGGTCGAAGCCGTCCAGTCCATGGGCGGATCCGTCCCGACGATCATCCGCAAGGTGCTGCTCCCGCAGGCCCTTCCCTCGATCGTGGCCGCCGTCACCACCACCGTGATCGTGCTCGTCGGCTACTCGGCCATGGCCGGCGCGGTCGGCGGAGAGGGCCTCGGCTCCAAGGCCGTCACCTACGGCTTCCAGCGGTTCGAGACCGAGTTCATGCTCGTCACGGTCGTCGTCCTGATCGCGATCGTCACGGCCGTACAGCTGATCGGCGACGGGATCGTCCGGCTGCTGGCCCGCCGCGGTCGCGCCGCCTGA
- a CDS encoding MFS transporter: MTSSTVRRVSGADETVYRPGRWLALAVLVLAVLLVAVDATVLGLATPFLSEDLKPTGTQLLWIGDVYSFVIAGLLVSMGSLGDRIGRKKLLLTGAVAFGAVSVLNAYATTPETMILARALLGVAGATLMPSTLALIRNIFHDPRERSIAIGIWGAMASAGAAVGPVVGGFLLEHFWWGSVFLINLPVMAVLVLVGVRLLPESKNPVAGPWDLVSVALSLIGMVGVVYAIKEAASHGVGWESGAAALIGAAALYGFVRRQFTLPSPLLDMRLFRHRGFSGAVLADLLTILGLSGLVFFLSQFLQLVQERPPLEAGLAELPAAIGAVATGLVAGRFARRFSVRSVVAGGLAAVGVALAVLTVIGSSTGYPLLGAALLVVGVGAGFSFTVTADVILSSVPKEQAGSASAVSETAYELGAALGIALLGSIVTGVYRDFATPAGVPADVASAAHESLGGAVEAAAVLPAHQQAELVGAAQEAFVEGLRLASGAGAAVLLATAVAAWFLMRGQKLADGIEH; this comes from the coding sequence ATGACCAGCAGTACCGTCCGGCGCGTGAGCGGGGCGGACGAGACCGTGTACCGCCCCGGGCGCTGGCTGGCCCTGGCGGTGCTGGTCCTGGCCGTCCTGCTGGTGGCCGTGGACGCCACCGTGCTCGGCCTCGCGACGCCCTTCCTCAGCGAGGACCTCAAGCCCACCGGCACCCAGCTGCTGTGGATCGGCGACGTCTACTCGTTCGTCATCGCGGGCCTGCTCGTCTCCATGGGCAGCCTCGGCGACCGGATCGGCCGCAAGAAGCTGCTGCTGACCGGTGCCGTCGCCTTCGGCGCCGTGTCCGTGCTCAACGCCTACGCCACCACGCCCGAGACGATGATCCTCGCCCGGGCCCTGCTGGGCGTCGCAGGGGCCACGCTCATGCCCTCCACACTGGCGCTGATCCGCAACATCTTCCACGACCCGCGCGAACGCAGCATCGCCATCGGGATCTGGGGCGCCATGGCCTCGGCCGGTGCCGCCGTCGGACCGGTCGTCGGTGGCTTCCTGCTGGAGCACTTCTGGTGGGGCTCCGTCTTCCTCATCAACCTGCCCGTGATGGCCGTCCTCGTCCTCGTCGGTGTCAGACTGCTGCCCGAGTCGAAGAACCCCGTCGCCGGCCCCTGGGACCTGGTCAGCGTCGCCCTGTCGCTGATCGGCATGGTCGGCGTCGTCTACGCGATCAAGGAGGCCGCGAGCCATGGAGTGGGCTGGGAGTCCGGCGCCGCCGCGCTCATCGGCGCCGCCGCGCTGTACGGATTCGTCCGCAGGCAGTTCACCCTGCCGTCGCCGCTGCTCGACATGCGACTGTTCCGCCACCGCGGCTTCTCCGGTGCGGTGCTCGCCGACCTGCTGACCATCCTGGGCCTGTCGGGGCTGGTCTTCTTCCTCTCCCAGTTCCTCCAACTCGTCCAGGAGAGGCCTCCGTTGGAGGCCGGGCTGGCGGAACTGCCCGCCGCGATCGGCGCGGTGGCGACCGGACTCGTCGCCGGTCGCTTCGCCCGGCGGTTCTCCGTCCGGTCCGTCGTGGCCGGGGGGCTCGCCGCCGTGGGCGTCGCGCTCGCCGTGCTGACCGTCATCGGCAGCTCCACGGGCTATCCGCTGCTCGGCGCGGCCCTGCTCGTCGTCGGAGTCGGTGCCGGTTTCTCGTTCACCGTCACGGCCGACGTCATCCTCTCCAGCGTGCCGAAGGAGCAGGCCGGCTCTGCCTCGGCCGTGTCCGAGACGGCGTACGAACTCGGTGCCGCACTCGGTATCGCGCTGCTCGGCTCGATCGTGACCGGTGTGTACCGGGACTTCGCGACACCGGCCGGGGTGCCGGCGGACGTGGCGTCCGCCGCCCATGAATCGCTGGGCGGGGCGGTGGAGGCGGCGGCCGTGCTGCCGGCCCACCAGCAGGCCGAGCTGGTCGGCGCGGCGCAGGAGGCGTTCGTCGAGGGGCTGCGGCTCGCGTCGGGCGCGGGCGCCGCGGTGCTGCTGGCCACCGCGGTGGCCGCCTGGTTCCTCATGCGCGGCCAGAAGCTGGCGGACGGCATCGAGCACTGA
- a CDS encoding GNAT family N-acetyltransferase → MGMSVTISAATAEDAEQILKLQYLCYQSEAELYGDYRLEPLTQTLGELRAELDRGHALVARLGDEVIASVRGEIDGEGTATIGKLIVHPRMQRHGLGGRLLDAIEAHFAGEPAARRFQLLTGHRSERNLRLYRSHGYATVSTRVLTPKLTLLTMEKDATAAVPPARTAGTFVTSA, encoded by the coding sequence ATGGGCATGAGCGTGACCATCTCAGCGGCAACGGCAGAGGACGCCGAACAGATCCTCAAGCTGCAGTACCTGTGCTACCAGAGCGAGGCCGAGCTCTACGGCGACTACCGCCTGGAACCGCTCACCCAGACCCTCGGCGAACTGCGCGCCGAGCTCGACCGCGGCCACGCCCTGGTGGCCCGCCTCGGTGACGAGGTGATCGCGTCCGTACGCGGCGAGATCGACGGCGAGGGCACCGCCACGATCGGCAAGCTCATCGTCCACCCCCGGATGCAGCGCCACGGACTCGGCGGCCGGCTGCTCGACGCCATCGAGGCGCACTTCGCGGGTGAGCCCGCGGCCCGCCGCTTCCAGCTCCTCACCGGCCACCGCAGCGAGCGGAACCTGCGCCTGTACCGCAGCCACGGCTACGCGACCGTGTCCACCCGGGTGCTGACCCCGAAGCTGACGCTCCTCACGATGGAGAAGGACGCGACGGCCGCGGTGCCCCCGGCCCGGACCGCGGGGACGTTCGTCACCAGCGCGTAG
- a CDS encoding GNAT family N-acetyltransferase — translation MTTTFPDISISTERLVLRALEPADAPALAEMMNDEQVAAWTAVPQPYTEAAAHGWITDRAPKERAAGRGIDLAVTEFLTQRLVGVIQLSRTDWRVRASEMSYIIAPWARGEGYASEAALATAQWLFRDQRFERLELRTAADNTASQQVAQKIGCISEGVLRGACIARTRTEGGGWADLRTDFIVWSLLPEDLEGVADQMAEAGGFGAYTDWN, via the coding sequence ATGACTACCACCTTCCCGGACATCTCCATCAGCACGGAGAGGTTGGTTCTGCGCGCGCTCGAACCCGCCGACGCCCCCGCTCTCGCCGAGATGATGAACGACGAACAAGTCGCCGCCTGGACCGCCGTGCCCCAGCCCTACACCGAGGCCGCGGCCCACGGCTGGATCACCGACCGCGCCCCCAAGGAACGCGCCGCGGGCCGGGGCATAGACCTCGCCGTCACCGAGTTCCTCACCCAGCGCCTGGTGGGGGTGATCCAGCTGAGCAGGACCGACTGGCGGGTGCGTGCCAGCGAGATGTCGTACATCATCGCCCCCTGGGCCCGCGGCGAGGGCTACGCCTCCGAGGCGGCCCTCGCCACCGCCCAGTGGCTCTTCCGCGACCAGCGCTTCGAGCGCCTCGAACTGCGTACCGCCGCCGACAACACCGCCTCCCAGCAGGTCGCCCAGAAGATCGGCTGCATCAGCGAAGGCGTCCTGCGGGGCGCCTGCATAGCCCGCACCCGCACCGAGGGCGGGGGCTGGGCGGATCTGCGCACCGATTTCATCGTCTGGAGCCTGCTCCCCGAGGACCTGGAAGGGGTCGCCGACCAGATGGCCGAGGCGGGCGGATTCGGCGCCTACACCGACTGGAACTGA
- a CDS encoding lysophospholipid acyltransferase family protein, giving the protein MSLIKAVLGPILRLMFRPRVEGAENIPGDGPVILAGNHLTFIDSMVLPIVCDRPVYFIGKDEYVTGKGLKGRLMAWFFTGVGMIPVDRDGANGGVAALMTGRRVLEEGKVFGIYPEGTRSPDGRLYRGRTGIARLTLMTGAPVVPFAMIGTDKLQPGGAGLPRPGRVTVRFGKPMEFSRYEGMDRDRYVLRAVTDSVMTEVMRLSGQEYVDMYATKAKAA; this is encoded by the coding sequence TTGTCACTCATCAAGGCAGTGCTCGGACCGATCCTGCGCCTGATGTTCCGCCCGCGTGTGGAAGGCGCGGAGAACATCCCCGGGGACGGCCCCGTCATCCTCGCCGGCAACCACCTCACCTTCATCGACTCGATGGTGCTCCCGATCGTGTGCGACCGGCCGGTCTACTTCATCGGCAAGGACGAGTACGTCACCGGCAAGGGGCTCAAGGGCCGGCTGATGGCCTGGTTCTTCACCGGCGTCGGCATGATCCCGGTGGACCGGGACGGCGCGAACGGTGGTGTGGCGGCACTGATGACGGGCCGGCGGGTGCTGGAGGAGGGCAAGGTCTTCGGCATCTACCCCGAGGGCACCCGCTCCCCCGACGGCCGTCTGTACCGCGGCCGTACGGGCATCGCGCGGCTCACCCTGATGACGGGTGCCCCCGTCGTCCCGTTCGCCATGATCGGCACGGACAAGCTCCAGCCGGGCGGCGCCGGCCTGCCGCGTCCGGGCCGGGTGACGGTCCGCTTCGGCAAGCCGATGGAGTTCTCCCGCTACGAGGGGATGGACCGCGACCGCTATGTGCTGCGGGCGGTGACCGACTCGGTGATGACCGAGGTGATGCGGCTGTCCGGCCAGGAGTACGTGGACATGTACGCCACCAAGGCGAAGGCCGCCTGA
- a CDS encoding methionine ABC transporter ATP-binding protein — protein sequence MITTTGLTKVYQSRGRDITALDGVDLHVREGEVFGVVGRSGAGKSSLIRCVNLLERPTSGSVLVDGADLTALAGRGNRAGRELRRARSRIGMVFQHFNLLSSRTVRDNVELPLEILGVSGAERTRRALELLDLVGLADEARAYPGQLSGGQKQRVGIARALAGNPKVLLSDEATSALDPETTRGVLQLLRDLNRQLGLTVLLITHEMDVVKTVCDSAALMEQGRIVESGTVGELLATPGSELAHELFPVTGDASGPDRTVVDVTFHGDAATQPVVSQLSRTYNIDISILGAAMDTVGGKQIGRMRIELPGRYEDNVVPVGFLREQGLQVDVVDEDAPPAVPAQSTGARGAALVKEAVK from the coding sequence GTGATCACCACTACGGGCCTCACCAAGGTCTATCAGTCGCGAGGCCGCGACATCACCGCTCTCGACGGAGTCGACCTGCACGTCCGCGAGGGCGAGGTGTTCGGCGTCGTCGGCCGCAGCGGAGCCGGGAAGTCCTCCCTCATCCGCTGCGTGAACCTGCTGGAACGCCCCACCTCCGGCAGCGTCCTCGTCGACGGCGCCGATCTGACCGCCCTGGCCGGACGCGGCAACCGCGCCGGAAGGGAACTCCGGCGGGCGCGCAGCCGCATCGGCATGGTCTTCCAGCACTTCAACCTGCTGTCCTCGCGCACCGTGCGGGACAACGTCGAACTGCCGCTGGAGATCCTCGGCGTCTCCGGAGCCGAACGTACGCGCCGCGCCCTCGAACTCCTCGATCTCGTCGGCCTCGCAGACGAGGCCCGGGCCTATCCAGGACAGCTCTCCGGCGGCCAGAAGCAGCGCGTCGGCATCGCCCGTGCCCTCGCCGGCAACCCCAAGGTGCTGCTCTCCGACGAGGCCACCAGCGCCCTCGACCCCGAGACCACCCGGGGCGTCCTCCAACTGCTGCGCGACCTCAACCGGCAGCTCGGGCTGACCGTGCTCCTCATCACGCACGAGATGGACGTCGTCAAGACCGTCTGCGACTCCGCCGCCCTGATGGAGCAGGGTCGGATCGTCGAGTCCGGCACGGTCGGCGAACTGCTCGCCACGCCGGGCTCCGAGCTCGCCCACGAGCTGTTCCCCGTCACCGGGGACGCCTCGGGCCCGGACCGCACCGTCGTGGACGTCACCTTCCACGGCGACGCCGCCACCCAGCCGGTGGTGTCCCAGCTGTCCCGCACCTACAACATCGACATATCGATCCTCGGCGCCGCGATGGACACCGTCGGAGGCAAGCAGATCGGCCGGATGCGCATCGAGCTGCCCGGCCGCTACGAGGACAACGTCGTACCCGTCGGCTTCCTGCGCGAGCAGGGCCTGCAGGTCGACGTCGTCGACGAGGACGCGCCGCCCGCGGTACCGGCGCAGAGCACCGGGGCCCGGGGCGCCGCACTGGTGAAGGAGGCCGTCAAGTGA
- a CDS encoding sigma-70 family RNA polymerase sigma factor: MTPCEEDAAPPAVTARGAMATRPATVVRTGPAQGPGAGRGAAGARTAPGAVRSGAAGALVRDLRPLVAAEASAEAHGEALDSGDLEQSVWVRLLERLDAEGPPPDAAGWVAGAVREEASRARHHALREAPYPDEPATGPAACPERAALVAERRRALRAAVARAPGHCRRLLTAMLAPEDPTYREIAGELGISQGSLGPMRSRCLGCLRRMLATEVAAPELRGMER, from the coding sequence ATGACACCGTGTGAAGAGGACGCCGCCCCACCCGCCGTCACCGCGCGGGGCGCGATGGCGACCAGGCCCGCGACCGTCGTCCGGACCGGTCCCGCGCAGGGGCCGGGGGCCGGCCGTGGCGCCGCCGGGGCCCGCACGGCCCCCGGCGCCGTGCGGTCGGGGGCCGCCGGAGCGCTCGTGCGCGATCTGCGGCCGCTCGTCGCGGCGGAGGCGAGCGCCGAGGCGCACGGCGAGGCCCTGGACTCCGGGGACCTGGAACAGTCCGTCTGGGTGCGGCTGCTGGAACGGCTCGACGCCGAAGGCCCACCGCCCGACGCGGCCGGCTGGGTCGCGGGGGCCGTACGGGAGGAGGCGAGCCGGGCCCGGCACCACGCCCTGCGGGAAGCCCCCTACCCGGACGAGCCCGCCACGGGACCCGCCGCCTGCCCCGAACGGGCCGCGCTCGTCGCGGAACGGCGCCGCGCCCTGAGGGCCGCCGTCGCCCGGGCACCGGGTCACTGCCGTCGGCTGCTGACTGCGATGCTGGCGCCGGAGGACCCCACGTACCGCGAAATCGCAGGAGAGTTGGGAATCTCACAAGGAAGTCTGGGGCCGATGCGTTCCCGCTGCCTGGGATGTTTGCGCAGAATGCTCGCGACAGAGGTTGCGGCTCCTGAACTCCGGGGAATGGAGCGGTAG